The following coding sequences are from one Devosia yakushimensis window:
- a CDS encoding plasmid stabilization protein: MPQGDKSAYTDKQKRKAGHIEQGYEARGVSEKEAERRAWATVNKDDGGGKKSGSGRGKDTGHPAAHKGGRKGGEAAANRSAAARSASARKAAATRKRNAEHRAS, from the coding sequence ATGCCCCAGGGTGACAAATCCGCCTATACCGACAAGCAGAAACGCAAGGCCGGGCATATTGAACAAGGCTATGAAGCCCGCGGTGTCTCCGAAAAGGAGGCCGAACGGCGCGCTTGGGCCACGGTCAACAAGGATGATGGTGGCGGCAAGAAATCGGGCTCGGGGCGGGGGAAGGACACCGGGCATCCTGCAGCGCATAAGGGCGGACGCAAGGGCGGGGAAGCTGCGGCCAACCGGTCCGCGGCTGCCCGATCGGCTTCGGCCAGGAAAGCTGCCGCGACCCGCAAGCGCAATGCGGAGCATCGCGCCAGCTAG
- a CDS encoding lipopolysaccharide biosynthesis protein, with translation MNFKRQFVVSAFWSSIGNGASSLISFVVFALVVHLVEAEAVGIVAFAMVFIVFGRVFVEAGTHELILRRKEFDDRYASVAFWLSLAISAIAVLLFALILAPLIDRVFAPGSGIVLTVLSLSFLVDGSRVVHEAKFRRDFKYRELAIRYMAGTLVSGIVGVWAAYAGYGVWALVAQRLVASLVTTAVTWFSSTWRPSLLWSREFASEQIVHGVGLLGASTLKIIIQRVPEVALGLAQGPLSVAIYGVGIRTYEALYQLTAFPLLSAAMSSFARLPDRESLAKAYVSTTGFFSTFSFPLFFGMAVIAEQLVPLLFGPKWQTSGFVLMALAVSAPPSVLGVLLHPVLNALGRTALIFKLNLGSAIVMLAACAIFAAHGPVVVAIVLAIRIYLGLACILFVLKREVGIDPRAILLANAPPFFSSLAMLAAAIAIRHILPHDLPTILVLAALVLTGAVTYMAVMILAFPRHSAQVAQEASEMFPGLKRFARPLLRAN, from the coding sequence ATGAACTTCAAGCGCCAGTTCGTGGTGAGCGCCTTCTGGTCCAGCATAGGCAATGGGGCCAGCAGCCTTATCAGCTTTGTTGTTTTTGCGCTGGTTGTACACCTCGTTGAGGCCGAGGCGGTCGGTATTGTTGCCTTTGCCATGGTATTCATCGTCTTCGGGCGCGTTTTCGTCGAAGCCGGCACGCACGAACTCATTCTCAGGCGCAAGGAATTCGACGACCGCTATGCCTCGGTGGCCTTCTGGCTCAGTCTGGCAATCTCGGCAATTGCCGTGCTGCTCTTTGCCCTCATACTTGCCCCATTGATCGATCGCGTCTTCGCGCCGGGCAGCGGCATCGTCCTGACGGTGCTCTCGCTCAGCTTCCTGGTCGATGGCAGCCGGGTCGTGCATGAGGCAAAGTTTCGGCGGGATTTCAAATATCGCGAACTCGCCATCCGCTACATGGCCGGAACGCTGGTTTCCGGCATTGTGGGGGTATGGGCGGCCTATGCGGGATATGGGGTCTGGGCGCTGGTCGCCCAGCGGCTGGTCGCTTCATTGGTCACCACCGCGGTAACCTGGTTCTCATCCACCTGGCGCCCCAGCCTGCTCTGGTCGCGGGAATTTGCCTCGGAACAGATCGTTCATGGCGTCGGACTATTGGGCGCCAGCACGCTCAAAATCATCATCCAGCGCGTTCCCGAAGTTGCCCTGGGCCTGGCACAGGGCCCGCTCAGCGTAGCCATTTACGGCGTAGGCATCAGAACCTATGAGGCACTCTACCAGCTCACGGCCTTCCCCCTGCTGAGCGCCGCCATGTCGAGCTTCGCGCGCCTTCCCGATCGCGAGTCGCTGGCCAAGGCCTATGTCAGCACGACCGGCTTTTTCAGCACGTTCAGCTTTCCCCTCTTCTTCGGCATGGCAGTCATCGCCGAACAACTCGTCCCCTTGCTCTTCGGCCCGAAATGGCAGACCTCGGGCTTTGTCCTGATGGCGCTTGCCGTGAGCGCTCCTCCCAGCGTGCTGGGCGTGCTGCTTCATCCGGTGCTCAACGCGCTGGGGCGCACCGCACTCATTTTCAAGCTCAATCTCGGCTCCGCCATCGTCATGCTAGCCGCCTGCGCCATCTTCGCCGCCCATGGCCCGGTGGTCGTCGCCATTGTTCTGGCCATACGGATCTACCTTGGCCTTGCCTGCATCCTCTTCGTGCTGAAGCGCGAGGTCGGCATCGATCCGCGGGCAATCCTGCTGGCAAATGCCCCGCCATTTTTCAGCTCGCTCGCCATGCTGGCCGCGGCCATTGCGATACGCCATATCCTGCCCCATGACCTGCCAACGATACTGGTTCTGGCCGCCCTGGTGCTGACCGGCGCCGTGACCTACATGGCCGTGATGATCCTTGCTTTCCCGCGCCACAGCGCCCAGGTGGCCCAGGAGGCCAGCGAGATGTTTCCTGGCCTCAAGCGCTTTGCCCGTCCGCTGCTCCGGGCCAATTAG
- a CDS encoding ATP-binding cassette domain-containing protein, which yields MIPAAVTVEDVRATYGSKAALDGVSLTIPRGSSFALLGPNGAGKTTLVNILCTLRRPDGGRAVVAGADVVRQPTKARRSIGVVFQDSSLDDRLSAWENLEFHGLVYGLAPKVRRERSAAVLALVELEDWRDEIVRSFSGGMRRRLEIARALLHEPEILFLDEPTVGLDAQTRQRIWQYLDQLRRERELTVLTTTHYIEEVESADMVCIIDHGKIIAQAPPEDLKAQYGTRWLHILPRDAAATAAILARYPNAQPLGSHSLALPAGDNAVTDAFLAEFRDSLSEVRFQEPTLESVFLSLTGRELRDRADGQRDAEKAAGKRGGRR from the coding sequence ATGATCCCCGCCGCCGTCACTGTTGAAGATGTGCGCGCCACCTATGGCAGCAAGGCCGCGCTCGATGGCGTCAGCCTCACCATTCCGCGCGGCTCCAGCTTTGCCCTGCTCGGCCCCAATGGCGCGGGCAAAACTACGCTGGTCAATATCCTATGCACCCTGCGTCGCCCCGATGGCGGCCGCGCCGTAGTCGCGGGCGCCGATGTCGTGCGCCAGCCCACCAAGGCCCGCCGCTCCATCGGCGTCGTCTTTCAGGACTCAAGCTTGGATGACCGCCTCAGCGCCTGGGAAAATCTCGAATTCCATGGCCTGGTCTATGGCCTCGCGCCAAAAGTCCGCCGCGAACGCAGCGCCGCCGTACTGGCTCTCGTCGAGCTCGAGGACTGGCGCGACGAAATCGTGCGCAGCTTTTCCGGCGGCATGCGCCGGCGCCTCGAAATCGCCCGCGCACTGCTGCACGAGCCAGAAATCCTCTTCCTCGACGAGCCCACAGTGGGCCTCGACGCCCAGACCCGCCAGCGCATCTGGCAGTATCTGGACCAACTCCGCCGCGAGCGCGAACTGACCGTGCTCACCACCACCCATTACATCGAAGAAGTCGAAAGCGCCGATATGGTCTGCATCATCGACCACGGCAAGATCATTGCTCAGGCGCCGCCCGAAGACCTCAAGGCCCAATACGGCACGCGCTGGCTGCACATTCTCCCCCGCGACGCCGCCGCCACCGCCGCGATCCTGGCCCGCTACCCCAATGCCCAGCCCCTGGGCAGCCACAGCCTGGCCCTCCCCGCCGGCGACAATGCCGTGACCGACGCTTTCCTCGCTGAATTCCGCGATAGCCTCTCCGAAGTCCGCTTCCAGGAACCGACGCTTGAAAGCGTCTTCCTTTCCCTCACCGGCCGCGAATTGCGCGACCGGGCCGATGGCCAGCGCGACGCCGAAAAGGCCGCCGGCAAGCGCGGAGGCCGAAGATGA
- a CDS encoding ABC transporter permease has translation MTSPIILMRGVYGVWLREIMRATRDRGQMIGGVSRPLIWLLILGVGLNPYFRGEVYGEVRYVIPYTYLQFLFPAVIVLNIMYTSIQFAVSVIWDREFGFLREVLVSPMPRALILLGKVLGGSTVAMIHGGLVLILARFADVTLSLEQMAMALGLMFVLAFGLTCFGVVLAARVRSFEGFGVFSNTIILPLYFTSSSVFPLDPALTRTQTATAYPEWLVFMVQINPITYAVDALRGVVIGFNQFPAIYGPAVIFTMAVVFFIMALIDFGRS, from the coding sequence ATGACCAGCCCCATCATTCTCATGCGCGGCGTCTATGGCGTGTGGCTACGCGAAATCATGCGCGCCACCCGCGACCGCGGCCAGATGATCGGCGGCGTCAGCCGGCCATTGATCTGGCTGCTGATTCTGGGCGTCGGCCTCAATCCCTATTTCCGCGGCGAGGTCTATGGGGAGGTGCGCTACGTCATCCCCTATACCTATCTGCAATTCCTCTTCCCCGCCGTCATCGTGCTCAACATCATGTATACCTCGATCCAGTTTGCCGTTTCGGTGATCTGGGATCGCGAATTCGGGTTCCTCCGCGAAGTGCTGGTCTCCCCCATGCCCCGAGCGCTGATCCTGCTCGGCAAGGTACTGGGCGGCAGCACCGTCGCCATGATCCATGGCGGCCTCGTGCTCATTCTCGCCCGCTTTGCCGATGTCACGCTCAGCCTTGAACAAATGGCCATGGCGCTCGGCCTCATGTTCGTGCTGGCCTTTGGCCTCACCTGTTTCGGCGTCGTGCTAGCCGCCCGCGTGCGCAGCTTTGAAGGCTTTGGCGTCTTCTCCAACACCATCATCTTGCCGCTCTATTTCACCTCCTCCTCGGTCTTCCCGCTCGATCCCGCCCTCACCCGCACGCAGACCGCCACCGCTTATCCCGAATGGCTGGTCTTCATGGTGCAGATCAATCCGATCACCTATGCGGTCGATGCGCTGCGGGGCGTCGTCATCGGTTTCAACCAATTCCCGGCCATTTACGGCCCCGCTGTCATCTTCACCATGGCCGTGGTGTTCTTCATCATGGCGCTGATCGATTTCGGCCGCTCATGA
- a CDS encoding substrate-binding periplasmic protein, whose translation MTRTRPHRWLQAGLNIAFIAALLTAISFLPPDTSLSDRQKAGVLKVCVPPSYPPLITGNPTEPGFDAELVAAIAGELGLRLTLNTLPAIGQDFNPRNWFLTRAQCDVVAGGVADTLQTRGFLQTIPTDAETGWVGISASGAMPPSGSAVGVLPGTSGLNRVALSGWLRQQGLRAQLMRSPDQLRTALETGAIAAGITERFVAGTIDLEENSFRLFWLPESIFPHYRMALGLWKGDQTLKRAIANALDKLAKTGALTGLRERYGLDGTVADTAE comes from the coding sequence ATGACCCGCACCCGCCCGCATCGGTGGCTGCAGGCCGGGCTCAACATCGCCTTCATCGCGGCTCTCCTTACCGCCATCAGCTTCCTGCCGCCCGACACGTCCCTCTCCGACCGGCAAAAGGCCGGCGTGCTCAAGGTCTGCGTTCCCCCGAGCTACCCCCCGCTCATCACCGGCAATCCCACTGAACCGGGCTTCGACGCCGAACTGGTCGCAGCGATTGCTGGTGAACTGGGACTGCGGCTCACGCTCAATACCCTCCCTGCCATCGGCCAGGACTTCAATCCGCGCAACTGGTTCCTCACCCGCGCCCAATGCGATGTGGTGGCAGGCGGCGTCGCCGATACGCTGCAGACCCGCGGGTTCCTGCAGACTATTCCCACCGATGCCGAAACCGGCTGGGTCGGCATCTCAGCCAGCGGCGCCATGCCCCCTTCCGGCAGCGCCGTGGGCGTATTGCCGGGCACATCTGGCCTAAACCGGGTGGCGCTTTCGGGCTGGTTGCGGCAGCAGGGCCTGCGCGCTCAATTAATGCGCAGCCCTGACCAGCTCCGGACCGCCCTTGAAACGGGCGCAATTGCCGCCGGCATAACGGAGCGATTCGTTGCCGGAACGATCGACTTGGAAGAAAATTCGTTCCGACTGTTCTGGTTACCCGAAAGCATCTTTCCACATTATCGAATGGCGCTGGGCCTCTGGAAAGGCGATCAGACGCTTAAACGGGCCATTGCCAATGCCTTGGACAAGCTTGCGAAAACCGGCGCTCTCACCGGGCTTCGCGAGCGCTACGGGCTCGATGGCACCGTTGCAGACACCGCGGAATAA
- a CDS encoding pyrroloquinoline quinone-dependent dehydrogenase: protein MKIDLMKSLLVATTAFIALSAPAHAQGVKADYVPVTDEMLANPPAEDWLMFRGAYNNQGYSPLDLINKDTVGQLQLAWAWPMAEAGIQETAPLVHDGVMFLQTNNNIVEALDAKTGDLIWQYRHVLPQLPTSWSYQINQARRQKNSIALYQDKVILTTADAKIVVLNAADGKVAWEKQVLDYNLGYSYTVGPLIADGKIISAISGCSIAGTAGGCYIFAHDVNTGDELWRFNTIDDPDNQAQQDSWGGVPAENRWGGTPWTTGSYDPETKTTFWGIGMPGPYSELIRGSGDGSVLYTNSTLALDIETGKLKWYYQHLPRDNWDLDSPFERILVDQEIDGQTHKLLITVPGKNGIAFGLDRDTGKYLWSKETVVQNVVTGIDPDGTVHINEDLISKAVGEEHLACASVSGGKLWQAGAYSPLTQAYFVPLTEACNTVAPTQTEFTAGNAVGAVKFGPRVLPEGITDAGLLQALSINPTQGDSKWQVRERPSMTSSVLATAGGLVFGGDAAREVKAWDQETGDVVWSQRLNAPIGGYPMTYEIDGEQYLAIPTGYSNSASSISSAFPEIPLPTGSGNSIFVFKLPKAGS from the coding sequence ATGAAAATCGATCTGATGAAGTCCCTGCTGGTGGCAACGACGGCGTTTATCGCGCTGTCCGCTCCCGCCCATGCACAGGGCGTAAAGGCCGACTACGTACCGGTCACCGACGAAATGCTCGCCAACCCGCCGGCCGAAGATTGGCTGATGTTCCGCGGCGCATACAACAACCAGGGCTATAGCCCGCTTGACCTGATCAACAAGGACACGGTCGGTCAGCTGCAGCTCGCCTGGGCCTGGCCCATGGCTGAAGCCGGCATCCAGGAAACCGCTCCCCTGGTGCATGATGGCGTCATGTTCCTGCAGACCAACAACAACATCGTCGAGGCGCTCGACGCCAAGACCGGTGACCTGATCTGGCAATATCGCCATGTTCTGCCCCAGCTCCCCACCTCGTGGAGCTACCAGATCAACCAGGCCCGCCGCCAGAAGAACTCCATTGCCCTCTACCAGGACAAGGTGATCCTCACCACGGCTGACGCCAAGATCGTCGTGCTCAACGCGGCCGACGGCAAGGTTGCCTGGGAAAAGCAAGTTCTCGACTACAATCTGGGCTATAGCTACACCGTTGGCCCGCTGATTGCCGATGGCAAGATCATCTCGGCCATTTCCGGCTGCTCGATCGCCGGCACCGCCGGCGGCTGCTACATCTTCGCCCATGACGTGAATACCGGCGACGAGCTGTGGCGCTTCAACACCATCGACGATCCCGATAACCAGGCCCAGCAGGACAGCTGGGGCGGCGTTCCCGCTGAAAACCGCTGGGGTGGCACGCCTTGGACCACCGGTTCCTATGATCCGGAAACCAAGACCACCTTCTGGGGCATCGGCATGCCTGGCCCCTATTCCGAGCTGATCCGCGGTTCGGGCGACGGTTCGGTGCTCTACACCAACTCGACCCTGGCTCTCGATATCGAGACTGGCAAGCTCAAGTGGTACTACCAGCACCTGCCGCGCGATAACTGGGATCTGGACAGCCCGTTCGAGCGTATCCTGGTCGACCAGGAAATCGACGGTCAGACGCACAAGCTGCTGATCACCGTCCCCGGCAAGAACGGCATCGCCTTCGGTCTCGATCGCGACACCGGCAAGTATCTGTGGTCCAAGGAAACCGTGGTGCAGAACGTCGTCACCGGCATTGATCCGGATGGCACCGTTCATATCAACGAAGACCTGATCTCCAAGGCTGTCGGCGAAGAACACCTCGCCTGCGCCTCGGTTTCGGGTGGCAAGCTCTGGCAGGCCGGCGCCTATAGCCCGCTGACCCAGGCTTACTTCGTGCCCCTGACCGAAGCCTGCAACACCGTCGCTCCGACCCAGACCGAATTCACTGCCGGTAACGCAGTGGGCGCCGTCAAGTTCGGTCCGCGCGTGCTGCCCGAAGGCATCACCGATGCGGGCCTCCTCCAGGCCCTCAGCATCAACCCGACCCAGGGCGACTCCAAGTGGCAGGTGCGTGAGCGCCCGTCCATGACCAGCTCGGTTCTGGCCACGGCCGGCGGCCTCGTGTTCGGCGGTGACGCCGCCCGCGAAGTCAAGGCATGGGATCAGGAAACCGGTGACGTCGTCTGGTCGCAGCGCCTCAACGCGCCAATCGGCGGCTATCCGATGACCTACGAAATCGACGGCGAACAGTATCTGGCGATTCCCACCGGCTACTCCAACTCGGCCAGCTCGATTTCCTCGGCCTTCCCGGAAATCCCGCTGCCCACCGGCTCGGGCAACTCGATCTTCGTGTTCAAACTGCCAAAAGCCGGCAGCTAA
- a CDS encoding GMC oxidoreductase, producing MLEDIRNLPDGTTVEFDLCIVGSGPVGLSLAREFIGSSIRVCVLESGGVELDAMTQSLAAGESQGDRFVSLSRMRRRQFGGLSNAWNVQVEDYAQHGVRHAPFEAIDFEKRDWLAYSGWPFPRDHLDPFYRRASDICGIGSLDYSADSWEARLSKRLPFAGGELETTMFKFGPSIRFFGEGRAALEGASNVTVYLYANVLEIEASGNASEIVGLRVAALSGQHYAVKARRYILAAGAIENARLLLASNRVQKAGLGNGKDLVGRFFMDHPVIRTGFLFPYEQSAFATHALYDMRYLDKLTVMGRLTFAEETRRRQELLGFTTLLFPRTRRQQSPAHLAVREFRQAMRERRIPTNAGKLVADFAGNLDDFVLDYYKHAVCRDHLFPSLSRGGWSSQAGNEKRYEKFELTSQTEQSPNPDNRITLSQRRDRLGSNLPKLTVHWGASDKDSIHRAQAILVRQLAAVGLGRLELENIDNSVGLSLHHNMGTTRMHEDPSQGVVDPDGKVHGIANLYIAGGSVFPTGSYANPTLTMIAMALRLADHLKTSEPAGVPVFAQGR from the coding sequence ATGTTAGAAGATATCCGCAATCTGCCGGATGGGACCACGGTCGAGTTCGATCTGTGCATCGTCGGTAGCGGACCGGTCGGCCTCTCGCTGGCGCGGGAATTCATTGGCTCTTCCATCCGGGTTTGCGTGCTGGAAAGTGGCGGGGTCGAGCTGGATGCGATGACGCAGTCCCTGGCCGCGGGCGAAAGCCAGGGAGACCGTTTTGTCAGCCTTTCGCGCATGCGCCGGCGCCAGTTCGGGGGGCTTTCCAATGCCTGGAACGTGCAGGTGGAGGATTATGCCCAGCACGGGGTGCGGCATGCCCCTTTCGAAGCCATCGATTTCGAGAAGCGCGATTGGCTCGCCTATAGCGGCTGGCCTTTTCCGCGTGACCATCTGGACCCCTTTTACCGGCGTGCATCGGATATCTGCGGCATCGGATCGCTGGACTATTCGGCGGACAGCTGGGAGGCGCGGCTTTCCAAGCGGCTGCCATTTGCGGGCGGCGAGCTCGAGACCACAATGTTCAAATTCGGACCCAGTATCCGGTTTTTCGGCGAGGGCCGCGCCGCGCTCGAAGGCGCATCGAATGTCACGGTCTATCTTTATGCCAATGTTCTCGAGATCGAGGCCAGCGGCAATGCCAGCGAAATAGTGGGGCTGCGGGTGGCCGCATTGTCGGGCCAGCACTATGCCGTCAAGGCGAGGCGATACATTCTTGCCGCAGGCGCGATTGAGAATGCGCGTCTGCTGCTGGCGTCCAATCGGGTACAGAAGGCCGGTCTCGGCAATGGCAAGGATCTGGTTGGCCGGTTTTTCATGGATCACCCGGTGATCCGTACCGGTTTCCTGTTTCCCTATGAGCAGAGCGCGTTTGCCACGCATGCGCTCTATGACATGCGCTATCTCGACAAGCTGACCGTAATGGGCAGGCTGACCTTTGCGGAGGAAACCAGGCGGCGCCAGGAGCTTTTGGGATTTACCACGCTGCTGTTTCCGCGTACCCGCCGCCAGCAATCACCGGCGCATCTGGCGGTGCGTGAATTCCGCCAGGCCATGCGGGAACGCCGCATACCGACGAATGCGGGTAAACTCGTGGCCGATTTCGCCGGCAATCTCGATGATTTCGTGCTGGACTATTACAAGCATGCCGTCTGCCGCGATCACCTGTTTCCCAGCTTGAGCCGGGGCGGCTGGTCGAGCCAGGCGGGAAACGAGAAGCGCTACGAAAAGTTCGAGCTGACCAGCCAGACCGAGCAGTCCCCCAATCCGGACAATCGCATCACGCTCAGCCAGCGGCGCGACCGGCTGGGGTCAAACCTGCCCAAACTCACCGTGCATTGGGGGGCCTCGGACAAGGACAGTATTCACCGTGCCCAGGCGATCCTGGTGCGCCAGCTTGCGGCGGTCGGGCTGGGGCGCCTGGAGCTGGAGAATATCGACAATAGCGTCGGTCTCAGCCTGCACCATAATATGGGGACGACGCGGATGCATGAGGACCCGAGCCAGGGCGTGGTCGATCCCGATGGCAAGGTGCATGGCATCGCCAATCTCTATATCGCAGGTGGTTCGGTATTCCCCACGGGCAGTTATGCCAATCCTACGCTGACCATGATTGCCATGGCGCTGCGCCTGGCCGATCATCTCAAAACCAGCGAGCCCGCTGGCGTGCCGGTATTTGCGCAGGGCCGCTAA
- a CDS encoding c-type cytochrome → MPFRSKRITAPVALLALTVGVLSAGSAMAAGFTAEQATAGKTAYDSNCAQCHGFQLEGPDAPGLAGRDVMQNWDTAGGLYDFISVAMPPSAPGLLGEETYVNIVAYIMQFNGAAPGDTPLATGDAMYEVSLATETAAGAASMAAAALDAGGASADASTEPAIAVPQAFTWGKQLPGGLAPADMAPSADAAAPTVPQAYTWGQTLPTVGSK, encoded by the coding sequence GTGCCTTTCAGATCCAAGCGGATCACCGCCCCCGTCGCCTTGCTTGCTCTTACCGTCGGCGTGTTGAGCGCCGGTTCGGCCATGGCTGCCGGCTTCACCGCCGAACAGGCCACTGCCGGTAAGACTGCATATGATTCCAACTGCGCCCAGTGTCATGGTTTTCAGCTTGAAGGACCCGATGCTCCCGGTCTTGCCGGGCGGGACGTGATGCAGAATTGGGATACCGCAGGCGGGCTCTACGACTTTATTTCGGTCGCCATGCCCCCTTCTGCGCCGGGCCTGCTCGGCGAAGAGACTTACGTCAACATCGTCGCCTATATCATGCAGTTCAACGGCGCCGCTCCGGGTGATACCCCGCTCGCCACCGGTGACGCGATGTATGAAGTCTCCCTGGCCACCGAAACGGCCGCTGGCGCTGCCAGCATGGCCGCTGCCGCGCTCGATGCCGGTGGCGCTTCCGCCGATGCCTCCACCGAGCCTGCTATCGCCGTGCCGCAGGCCTTTACCTGGGGCAAGCAACTCCCCGGCGGCCTGGCGCCCGCCGACATGGCTCCCTCGGCCGACGCCGCTGCGCCGACTGTTCCGCAAGCTTACACCTGGGGTCAGACGCTCCCCACGGTCGGCAGCAAATAA
- a CDS encoding glycosyltransferase family 2 protein, whose protein sequence is MQRRESTLDALNQAGSAGAAGPHPDLPLVSICLPTYKRTTFIREALESALQQTYPNIEIFVNDDTPGDDIRAIVEGYASPRLRYQHNMPAFGFVPKLNNFLSEAKGDWMVILCDDDIFAPQFVERMVDNARRYPEASLLRSRNNRIDLHGQQIQLDPQSPEISSPTRFILDLFRPQSETFWVNLTGFMFRPGQLRTLGGFTDLYAARHADRLAWVQLATLGPVICDQQSLCNIRLHGTSVSSALESGYNDAINATHIAEKKIIGVLDALEGTALDAGQQDEIAKTRQLLGPYINEHIARTLRHSLVAELKKPDGSEDQLRHLRAQWSKLGLPVTRLTRLIFLVSTLPRWMRQPIVNAMLNYKQAYMH, encoded by the coding sequence ATGCAGCGCCGGGAATCGACGCTTGATGCATTGAACCAGGCCGGTTCGGCAGGGGCTGCCGGGCCCCATCCGGACCTGCCCCTGGTCTCGATTTGCCTGCCGACCTACAAACGCACCACCTTCATCCGGGAAGCGCTGGAATCTGCCCTGCAGCAGACCTATCCGAATATCGAGATATTCGTGAATGACGACACGCCGGGAGATGATATCCGCGCGATAGTGGAAGGTTACGCCTCCCCCAGGCTTCGCTATCAACACAACATGCCCGCGTTCGGATTTGTGCCCAAGCTCAACAATTTCCTGAGCGAGGCCAAAGGCGACTGGATGGTGATCCTGTGCGACGACGATATCTTCGCGCCGCAATTCGTCGAGCGCATGGTCGACAATGCCCGCCGCTATCCCGAAGCGAGCCTGCTGCGATCACGCAATAACCGCATCGACCTGCACGGCCAGCAAATCCAGCTCGATCCGCAATCCCCGGAAATCTCCTCGCCGACCCGGTTCATTCTCGATCTCTTCCGTCCGCAATCGGAAACCTTCTGGGTGAACCTCACCGGCTTCATGTTCCGGCCCGGGCAACTCAGGACCCTGGGTGGCTTTACCGATCTCTATGCCGCGCGCCATGCCGACCGGCTCGCCTGGGTGCAATTGGCGACCCTGGGGCCGGTCATCTGCGACCAGCAGTCCCTGTGCAATATCCGGCTGCATGGCACGTCGGTCTCCTCCGCGCTCGAGAGCGGCTACAACGATGCCATCAATGCCACCCACATTGCCGAAAAGAAGATCATCGGTGTTCTCGACGCGCTTGAGGGAACGGCGCTCGACGCCGGGCAGCAAGACGAAATAGCCAAAACCCGGCAGCTGCTGGGTCCCTATATCAACGAACACATCGCGCGCACCCTTCGCCATAGCCTCGTCGCCGAACTCAAGAAGCCGGATGGCAGTGAAGACCAGTTGCGCCATCTGCGCGCGCAATGGAGCAAGCTCGGCTTGCCGGTCACCCGCCTCACACGGCTGATCTTCCTGGTCAGCACCCTGCCCCGCTGGATGCGGCAGCCCATCGTCAATGCCATGCTGAACTACAAGCAGGCCTATATGCATTGA
- a CDS encoding substrate-binding periplasmic protein, whose amino-acid sequence MLRYFTLGLALLMAGSAYAQSSGIPPEEMDNSRRLAGDAINVCFDVTSLGRAFDEDVAKAIGDALFLEVNVVEGFGGFPLSGDGFLDELTLAMNNTCDMFMGVSVSVNSPVSDAFALTRPYATIPFVFVVADPDWQKLGDIPKDRKLGTAMASLGEMNYITWAQQQPEAERWVRYPYANFDLMTTRVLDGTIAGMVLWQPAFARLQQERPDATALRVIANDPIPNAEVHVGALVSSRNSFLRNQVDQAIDALVADGTIAGFLEQYGYTGHAGE is encoded by the coding sequence ATGCTTCGTTATTTCACGCTTGGCCTGGCCCTGCTCATGGCTGGCAGCGCCTATGCGCAATCCTCCGGCATTCCGCCCGAGGAGATGGACAATTCCAGGCGCCTCGCCGGCGACGCCATCAATGTGTGCTTCGATGTCACGAGCCTGGGCCGCGCCTTTGACGAAGACGTCGCCAAGGCCATCGGCGACGCGCTCTTTCTCGAGGTCAATGTCGTGGAAGGCTTTGGCGGCTTTCCGCTCAGCGGCGATGGCTTCCTCGACGAACTGACCCTGGCGATGAACAATACCTGCGACATGTTCATGGGCGTCTCGGTCTCGGTCAATTCACCGGTATCCGATGCCTTCGCGCTGACCCGCCCCTATGCCACCATTCCCTTCGTCTTTGTCGTCGCCGATCCCGATTGGCAAAAGCTGGGCGATATTCCCAAGGATCGCAAGCTGGGCACCGCCATGGCGAGCCTCGGCGAGATGAACTACATCACCTGGGCCCAGCAGCAGCCCGAGGCCGAGCGCTGGGTGCGCTACCCCTATGCCAATTTCGACCTGATGACGACGCGCGTGCTCGATGGCACCATTGCCGGCATGGTGTTGTGGCAGCCCGCCTTTGCCCGCCTGCAGCAGGAGCGCCCTGACGCAACTGCGCTCCGCGTCATCGCCAACGATCCCATCCCCAATGCCGAAGTCCATGTCGGCGCCCTGGTATCGAGTCGGAACAGCTTCCTGCGCAACCAGGTCGATCAAGCCATCGACGCCCTGGTCGCGGACGGCACAATTGCCGGCTTCCTCGAACAATACGGCTATACCGGCCACGCCGGCGAATAA